In Synergistaceae bacterium, the sequence TTGTTCGTGCCAGATTCGGAAAATTGAACATATTAAACACTTATATTCCGCAAGGAAAATCTATAGAACACTTAGATTACCCTTATAAACTGGCTTTTTTAGAACGGATAAGAAATCTGCTAGAAAGAGAATATAAGCCAACAGATAGGTTATTGTGGGTAGGAGACCTGAATGTGGCAATGACAGATATAGATGTAACAAGCCCGAAGTCAAAAAAAGAACACCCCTGTTTTCATATAGATGTCAAAGAGAGTTTGCAGTCTGTAATGTCGTGGGGAATCGTAGATATTTTCCGCCAACATCGACCAGGAGAAGGAGAATTTACATATTGGGATTATAGGGTGAAGGATTCTTTGTCCAGAAATATTGGCTGGAGAATTGATCACATACTTGGAACGAAATCGCAGGCAGCCCTTTGTACTAATGTAGAGGTTGCGAGAGATCTCCGCGCGATGGAGCGCCCGTCAGATCACACTGCTGTTATAGCAACTTTTAAAGAGGCATAAAAAGCGAAAGTTTAACAAGAGCCTCAAAAACTGATAAGCTTCTATCAGCTTTTGAGGCTCTTGTTTTTGTATGATATTATTTATTATTTGTTATAAATTAATCAAAAGGGCCTTTAATGCTTCTTCTGTGGACGGAAAGCTTAATTCAACTTCTGGCAAGAGATCCCCTATAGCTATAAATTTACCGCGGCCAAAAGCTGCTTGGGATATCATATCGCTTGCTGTATCGCCAAAGAAGTAAGGATTTGAAGAGTTCATTTTACTGCATAAAACTTCTAACCCTTCTGATGAAGGTTTTTTGATCCCAGTGTCATAATGTATTACATGTTCTACAGGGAAATCTTGCCAACTGAGACTTTTCTTTGCTAATTCGAATTCAATTAAATTACGTCCGGTGTATATTGCAACGGGCAAAGGAAGTTCTTTCCAGTGGCAACTGAGCATAGGTGTTTCGAGATTATAAAGACCTTCCCTGGTTTCGGTTCCGCAATAAAGGTTATTACAATATTTTCTAACTTCAAGCCGAGAAACCAATTCTCCATATTTTGACAAGACCCAGCCGGGAACTGTACCAGAAAAAGAGGTTAATTCTTTTTGCAGCTTTTGAGGAGAGGGGAAACTTTTTGAGAGGGATAAGTTGTTTTCATAGGCTGACATCGTAAGAAGAGTCCATGCAATATCATAGTCGTCGTTAAAAGCAATATGTCTTTTTAAGATGCGCTCATGTTCTTTTGTGTATCCTATGCCATCTGAGACTCCTCCGCAGAATTTTTCCCATCCTTCTAATACACAGAGCCGAATTACTTCTGGAAAGGATTTTTCTACATTTAGCAAAACGCCGTCCACATCAAATATAAGTGAGTCTGGTCTGTCTAAATTAGTCAAATAACGTTCCCCTTTCCAATTTATCTTTTACAAACAGGGTTATATTTAGCAAAATGCATGGTACAGAAAAAATGCAATTTTTATAATTAGATTATAGCTAATAATCAAGCCAGGTTAATTAAATAATTTCTGGTGTTGCGTTATATAAACTCCCATCAAGATCAAAAAGCCGCCTCCTATAGCATAAATCGTTATTTTTTCATCTAGTATGATGGCTGCGAAAATCATTGTAAGAATAGGAGAAAAATAGATAAAATTATTAGCTTTAACAGGGCCCAATTTTCGGATAACTTGATTCCATAAAAGAAAGCAAAGGGCTGATGCGAACAGTCCTAGAAATAGAAGATGTCCATAGACTTCAGGAATAAGAAAAACGCTTGGCTTCCATTTGAAGAGCGGCGTAAAAAGGAATGGAAATAAGCTTAATAATGCATAGAAAAAAGATTTCCTAGTAATGTGCGTGGCTTTATAACTACTGTCTATGCCCTTTAAAGTGACGGAAAAAATTGAGAATGAGAGAGCTGCAAATATTGCCAGAAGATCTCCCAATGGGTTTAATTTAAGAATAAAACGCCCATTAAACACTATTAAAAAGACCCCTGAAGTAGCAAGAAGACAGCCTATAAGAAATTTAGGAGTCAGTTTTTCTTTAATGAGAAAATGTGCAACAATTCCTGTAAGCATCGGTGCTGCAGATACAATTAAGCTAACATTAGCAGCCGTACTATACATTAGGGCTGTATTTTCAAGCATAAAATTAATGCTTACTCCAAAAAGACCGCAAGCGATAAATCTAAGTTCATCACGAAAGTTTTTAGGCATAATAGGATGTGGATCAATTATCCAAAAAACAAGATAAGCAATCACATAGCGAAAAAAAATGATTTCAAAAGGAGCAAAATATTTTAATAGGGTTTTCGTTGAGATAAAAGTTATACTCCATATGAGAATTACAAGAAAAGTTGCAGAGTAGAGTATCGGTTTGTTATCAAAATTATCAATTTTTATTTTCATAAGAACGCTCCTTTTTATTATACAAAAGCAATTATATACTACTCTCAAGATAAAAGTTGTAAAATAACTTTTTAAATTTAATAAATTTTAAGGAGTATGACGTCTTCGATTTAGCTAAAATATCTTGGCAATTTATGCTGACTCTTGACAAAATATCTATATAATGTAGAATATTTGCTCGTAACTGCAATAAACAGCGTTACTGTTACAACTGAGTGGTAGAATGGCCGAGTGGTCAATGGCTGCAGACTGTAAATCTGCCGGCGAGAGCCTACGTTGGTTCAAATCCAACTTCTACCACCATTTTTTTATAGTT encodes:
- the xth gene encoding exodeoxyribonuclease III — encoded protein: MVQLKVATFNVNSVRTRIPILEKWLSSETAPEIICFQETKSQDENFPTDFFDEMGYYSVFKGMKSYNGVAIVSKMTPENVEFGLGDGKFENAATEESENARVVRARFGKLNILNTYIPQGKSIEHLDYPYKLAFLERIRNLLEREYKPTDRLLWVGDLNVAMTDIDVTSPKSKKEHPCFHIDVKESLQSVMSWGIVDIFRQHRPGEGEFTYWDYRVKDSLSRNIGWRIDHILGTKSQAALCTNVEVARDLRAMERPSDHTAVIATFKEA
- a CDS encoding HAD family hydrolase yields the protein MTNLDRPDSLIFDVDGVLLNVEKSFPEVIRLCVLEGWEKFCGGVSDGIGYTKEHERILKRHIAFNDDYDIAWTLLTMSAYENNLSLSKSFPSPQKLQKELTSFSGTVPGWVLSKYGELVSRLEVRKYCNNLYCGTETREGLYNLETPMLSCHWKELPLPVAIYTGRNLIEFELAKKSLSWQDFPVEHVIHYDTGIKKPSSEGLEVLCSKMNSSNPYFFGDTASDMISQAAFGRGKFIAIGDLLPEVELSFPSTEEALKALLINL
- a CDS encoding DMT family transporter; the encoded protein is MKIKIDNFDNKPILYSATFLVILIWSITFISTKTLLKYFAPFEIIFFRYVIAYLVFWIIDPHPIMPKNFRDELRFIACGLFGVSINFMLENTALMYSTAANVSLIVSAAPMLTGIVAHFLIKEKLTPKFLIGCLLATSGVFLIVFNGRFILKLNPLGDLLAIFAALSFSIFSVTLKGIDSSYKATHITRKSFFYALLSLFPFLFTPLFKWKPSVFLIPEVYGHLLFLGLFASALCFLLWNQVIRKLGPVKANNFIYFSPILTMIFAAIILDEKITIYAIGGGFLILMGVYITQHQKLFN